The DNA window CCAAATCTTGTGTTATCAGCTTGTTGCTTTTCTTTGTACAAAAtgccatcttttttcttcacatcTGGCAATGTGCACTAGTTCCTAATGAAGGCATTATCTTCTCCAATTTTTCAGTCACCTAGACTGTTCATTGCCTTCCTCTGTGTGTTCCTAGTCTTTGTGGGTTTAATTGTTTGGATAGCCTTTTGGTCTTGACATTGGTCATGAGTAAATCTTTGATCTAGGACAAATAACTATGTGCATTTTTTCATGTATgtgtactttcatttcaaacAATGGGTGCTTTTGCACAATCTTTAATGGTTAATACTTGTGGTTAAATGTTTAGATATTCTTGAACTTTTCTCATGCAGGCTCTTGTTAGTTCAACAATGTCTGAGATGGAATATGGGGATGTTATGGGTGCAAGGGATGGTATTTTGACAAATGGCAGTGCACAAGCTTAAGTCAGGCATAAGAGTTTTTTTCTAGTTATAATGCAGCTATGAATTCATTGATTGTTATAAATATGTGTACTATGTAATGCCTTTCAAGTCATCCCTTTTGTGCTTTATAATTTATTTACTTAACTCTCAGAGTTATCTGATGGTCAGTCCTTGTTAGTTCCGATCTTTTCCTTTAGGGGATTGAATGCTGTAAATTttaatgagatgattttgtttGGGAGAGATGAATTTAAAAAGGTGGTAAGACGTGTGATGTGTTTGGAGGTACATTTGTGATTATTGCTCTATTTTGAGCTAAAATAGAAAGGAATTTGGCTTACAGTTTACTGTGTGTTTGAATGACACCTAAAAGCATAAAATGCTGTGCGAGTTGTTCTGTAACCTGTTATTTTCTATGGTTGTGTGAAAGGCTTGCTCCTGCCAAACTGTGGGCTTGTATAGCCGTATCAATGAAGCTGGATTGCATAGCATTATGCGTCCAGTTTACATAGTGATCTTTTTATTAGCATCTTCTATTCACCCTTCCCCCAAAAAAGTAGGCTTGCAGCTTCTCATTCTGGGAATCCACGTGATGAAAACCAAACTCAAGGATTATATGATTGTACTTTTGTTGAAGGACTATAATTTTTGTTATGGTTCGTGGCCACTCCTACAATCTGGAGAACAGATAATATAAGGTCTGGAAGGTACATTCTGGATACCTGTGAGGTTCCTTTTTCTTTCGTTGCGGGCCGTGCTGCCTGCCCTGCCATTGATATACAGGTGAGGAGGCCGTTGAAGGGGTGTTGTTTTGGACAACGGAATAGGAGGAAATGGTATCACCTTGTGCCTGTTGTTGCGCTGGAGAGTTACCTTGGTGCAAGGTTGTCTTTAGATGATTTGAGGCAGTCTTCTTGGCTCCCTCAAGCAAGAAGTTGTGTAAGCTTTCGAGCAAGAAGAAGTGTGAAGATGGAGAACCTTGTTAAGTCAATTCTAATTGGCTTTCAACTGATCTACTTTGAGTTTTACTTGAAGTGGGTACATCTGCTCACGCCGGAGAAGTGTCAAAATGCTGTTATAATCTAACGGTACAtaccctttttattttttattttttccatttcaAGCTGAGCTGTTTTCGTAATTATTCCATCCAGTGATGTCCAAGTAAAATCGACCATTTTATCCTTCCTGAATTGTTTACTTCCCGATGGAAAAGCCGGCTGTAGCCTATTAAGAGGAAAGAGGTAACAAATTGTGTGATTTGGTGGAGCCATGGAATGATGTTCTTAGGCTGGCAGGTGATTTGGAATTGAGATCGATTCGTGATGCAGGAATACACCCTGCAGTGTGAATGCTGCATAGTTCACAGAAAACGGTTGTCAACTGAACCGTTTAATCAAACTAGAAAAGAAGAGGGGCTAGAGATATGTGCCGATCGTGCATTTGCTTTCTTAGACTTTGAGTTGGAAAGGAGTTGGATTATAGCCCTTTCGGTGCTTGGTATTAGTTTGCTTCTGTCGGGCTTGATTGTTGGAACcgttttccttccctttttcgTGGTTAATGACTTGATTTAATTCCATTTTCAATTATGATCGGTAACATTTTTCATCTAGTAACGCAAGTTGAATTTCTTCATTGTCCCATGCAAAATCactgttttttttccctttcatttgTTTACTTTTGTCCGCAATTTTGAATTGATGCTTGGTGAAATAAAGAAGTGAAGTctgccaaaaaagaaaaaaaaaaaaaagaaatgaagtcTCCGTATTAAACTAAACCGCACAATGCCTGAACTAAGCAGAAGTGCAAATGTTTTTTTCACTTTGTGCATTGGAAAAGTTGTCAATTTCCTCATTAGATCCACGACTTCACAAAATGAAGGTTTAAAAAATCACCTGCATTACTCTTTATATTTTCCGAGGCAAACTATCTGGtgttaaaaaaagaataagaaaataattttgagTTGTCACTTATGGCTAGATGAATCATGAAAGGTTCTTAAGCAAAAAGCATCAATGTTGTTTTACTTTCTAACCTTTCGACTTTTGTTCTTGAAATTTGTCTTGCAGTTAATGTGGATTTGCAGTTAGGGTGAATGCAGGAACCCCATTTAGTGTTTACGGgctaactttttttttgaacaaagtTAGACTGGAATGAGCTACAATCTAGTTGGTAATCAAATTTATTGCCACCAAAAAGTTTTAGCTTCTGTCTTGCTTTTCTCCTTCAATTACAGAAAATACAAACTGCAGCATCTTATAGTTGGTATCGAACTATCAATTCAGGAACGAAACTAGGGGGCAAATCTGTCAAATCAAGAAAATACAtgtaaaagaaaacaaaaaaactccCGAAAACCAAAAGTTAAAAATCCAATCTGCACATTTTTTGTTGTTGACAGGACATCGAGAGTCTGAAACATACTAGAATGGAATTATcgacaaaacaaacaaacaactaCTCGACTTTTTCGGTTTATGCCCAGCAAATATTGGTGACTGCTTGCCACTTTTACCCTCCTCTCCACGTCCAGTACAATACTAAAAGGACCTTATCAATTATCATCAACAGTTAGAAGCTTTAGatctaatctaatctaatctaatctGAATCATACTGATTAACTATAATCCTAATAGTTCTAATCAGCCAGAAAAAAATGTCAGAACTCAGAATTTAAGAGTGATCTCACTTCCATTGCTCTCTTCACCGTCTTCTCTCAGCACCAAAACTTTTCTCTCAGCAGCATTATTTTCACCATTGCTGTCAACCTTCCAGCTACTGCTATCCGACTTGCCATCCTCGATGCTCTCCGACCGGTCGCCGTTGCCGCGGACATCAGACTCAGGAGAGCTTTGGGTCTGTGAGGGTGGCTTGTAGACATGGAGCTGGTTGTGGAGAGGGTGGTGGTGCAACTGGTGATGGGGTGGCTGAGGTGGAGCAGTTTGAGCAGGATAGAATTCTTGGGGCACTGGGGTGGCACAGTAATGAGCCGATGCATGGGTAGTTGGATGTGCGCCGTAAAGGGCGGCCGGTGCTCCTCCATGGGCGGCGGCAGCTGCTGTAGCATACTCTGGCGGAACCCATATGCCCCCTAAAACCACCAACTGGGGTTGTGCAGATACTGCAGCTTGTGAACTTGGACTAGGCCTTCTTGTGTGAAGTCTGTATTTCTGTAAGACCAATCAGAGAAATGGTAACATGAGAAGAGCGGCAGCAATGTAGAGCAGTTGTTGTTGTTAGGGATCAATGACTTGCAATGTTTATTTGAATATGCAGATTTGATTGCAGAGTAATAGTTTACAAAACAACTTTGACAAAAGAAGGATAATGATAAAGATCGAGTCTTTCATGCAGACATGCATGTCTGTTGTACTTTGTTTCCGGTTCTCAGTGCACTGCCTGTAAGAAAAAgtggggggagagagagagagagaaagcaaTTCAGTACTAGAGACCAACCTGCAAGTGGCTTTTAACTTCATCATTGGTCAAGCCGTCAACCTTCATCAGTTCCCTGATTTGTTTTGGGGTGGCCACTGCAATCATTAACCACAAACAAATCCCAAAAGATTAGACTACTGATGATCAGTCACATGATAATAACTGCACTACAGCAATTTCTTCCATGATTTAACAGTACACCCCAACGATGCTAATAATAATGATAGCTATGCCATTTGACCATCAACATCAATTCTAAATTTAACTAGTGCCACTTTTCTAGTAGATACTTGTTTAAAAATTAGTAGTACCTTGGGAGCCACCTAGCATCTGAAGTGCATTAACAAATCGCCTGTGCAGATCAGGGGACCAGCATCTCCTAGCCTTCCTGTGGGTCTGACTGCTTGTAGTGTTGGGATTGCTATTTGTTTGAGAATCAGCCTGACCAGTTGTAGCTCCTTTGCCTTGTTCCAGTACTACTCCACTGCCACTGTTAACCCTACAAGAACTTTCTCTCCTTAAATCGCTTTCCGGAATGATCTTTTTGTCTCCCGCATGATCTTTATCTGGAGAAGAAGCAAGGGCCAAATCCGGGATTGCCCTTAAAGCGTGGGATGGACAGGAAATTGATCTATCTTTGGAAAATGGATGGAAAGCTCCTCCTCCGTTTCTCTGCTTGTTGTCCAAAACTTGCTTAGGATTGACAGCACCAAAACCAATATCGGTAGTTCCTTTAGGAGATGTCACGGGGGATTGTTGTTTGGTTCCCTGATCACTTGCTTGACTCCATAGTTGTGCCGATGTCATCCAATTTGCTTTGTCAGACATGGTTGGCGCCTTATCTGATCCTTCCGAACTTGGATACTTGAGAGGAATGAATTCCTCAAGGAGGGGCTTTGGCACCTGGTTAGCTCTGTAGGACTGTAGCTGCTGCCTTGAAGCCTCCATTGCTGATAATCCGGACAGTTAAAAGCAAATAAGATTGTAATACAAGTTAATAAAGTTCAGAGCTTTAGGCTTTTGGGTGAATTATTTCTTCTTCATGTCGTGAAAATCATATGTCTAGATTAATAGCCAGCTACTTTAGATGCTATATAGATTCATTCGCTACAAATAAGTTTGTGCAGATGCAAAGCTGGTATTTCTCTATCCTATCAATGGAAAAGACGAAAAGAAGACTAAAGCTAGGTACTACTACTTCAAAGAACATGCATGAATATTCAATATCTGGAATTTacaatttttgtttctttaactTGTCAAAAAGGCAAATGTATTTCTCCAAATGTGTTGCATTAGTAAAAGCCTGAATGCTTGCCTAAAATAATGGGAAAATGTGCGTGACACGGAATCATAAATGGTTGTGAGCCTTGATTGATTACCATTGGTAAGCAGTTGCATGCAAAGTGGAAGCTCCCGTTTGAAAGCATCAATCTTGagcctttcttcttcaagaCGAGAAAGAAACTCCTCAAGCTTTTGGGCCTGGTCAGACTGCTCTCCCACAGATTTTAGAAGCATGGAATAGCTGTGGGGCTTGCAGTCGAGGCTAAGCTCTGAGGGTGATGCCATCATTCACGTATGTCCTTAGAAACAGCAGTtgataatttaataaatttacgtAGATGTTCGACAAGAATTTCTACTCAAAAATAATGTTCATGCTCAAATAGGAAGAATTAGGCTGTGAGCGAGAGGGGGGCCTCTTTGCTTGGTTCTTGGTTTCA is part of the Coffea eugenioides isolate CCC68of chromosome 6, Ceug_1.0, whole genome shotgun sequence genome and encodes:
- the LOC113775762 gene encoding myb family transcription factor EFM, whose product is MMASPSELSLDCKPHSYSMLLKSVGEQSDQAQKLEEFLSRLEEERLKIDAFKRELPLCMQLLTNAMEASRQQLQSYRANQVPKPLLEEFIPLKYPSSEGSDKAPTMSDKANWMTSAQLWSQASDQGTKQQSPVTSPKGTTDIGFGAVNPKQVLDNKQRNGGGAFHPFSKDRSISCPSHALRAIPDLALASSPDKDHAGDKKIIPESDLRRESSCRVNSGSGVVLEQGKGATTGQADSQTNSNPNTTSSQTHRKARRCWSPDLHRRFVNALQMLGGSQVATPKQIRELMKVDGLTNDEVKSHLQKYRLHTRRPSPSSQAAVSAQPQLVVLGGIWVPPEYATAAAAAHGGAPAALYGAHPTTHASAHYCATPVPQEFYPAQTAPPQPPHHQLHHHPLHNQLHVYKPPSQTQSSPESDVRGNGDRSESIEDGKSDSSSWKVDSNGENNAAERKVLVLREDGEESNGSEITLKF